From a single Candidatus Poribacteria bacterium genomic region:
- a CDS encoding DEAD/DEAH box helicase: MSDPFETYELLCDSYIRYIQTIMGFNSEKLEEERDKLLREKGLLFQEPRFEPILPYPSSDQTLSELCNNLQLPTELGAFLAAGGKDGLAPIHRPLYKHQAEAIETSVIEGKDVVVTTGTGSGKTECFLLPIFSYLIKESMGWGSYGERNPEHPWWITRERLRGARVPQRQGENRPVAVRALILYPLNALVEDQLMRLRRACDSDEARDWLKLNRGDNRFYFGRYTSLTPVPGEEKNTTIRRLQSQLEKLQRQAEKAKETEETRYFFPSTDHDAAEMWSRWDMQEHPPDILITNYSMLNIMLTRDLEQSIFEKTKEWLEEPDSVFHLVVDELHSYRGTAGSEVAYLLRTLFNRLGLDPDSSKLRVIASSASLEGGEGREYLRQFFARGKDFAIIREPRQCDKTTELEECLTYAEQFETFNENGECNNRGEYSQLSEISNDIIKSAVAQLCNRDGKLHALTVEEMCQTAHKITSECISANAIRGLIRYLIQQEDPETGRALLPLRVHYFFKNFEGLWACSNPNCRDANNEIPIGKLFASRRVLCDKCGSRVLELLTCETCGDIFLGGYKQKISEDAQGWYISGDYQDLSGLPEKGIRDRNYNTYAIFWQKINRPVERDSWRKNDVKRGWAPAAFSPSDGTLIPDSSSDSNGYYYKIDNPEDWCSEIPKFCPNCGDSREYKSEKIIVNGKEQAYSTLRTSRTGLQKIIQIFTQTLQMTVKEQSERKTIIFSDSRQDAAKYAVGIQWSHYQDTIRLIALETMKRQAEDKDLAIIRNLQNPRRMFREALRCLHERFPDQQELLYSIEDAFYDQEPLTSNQEDLLTALGTNYPFTALQNDCFDTLINLGMNPGGYGNRVETSQVAGRLGTPIRHNWESVFNWDEDAVSRRPRHLLENHQNQLAENIDAELKRMITEQLLFARRDMGLEGLGLAWCEPYIDSDRWQIDGIDVSEMMSAVVRILGERRYTKIYYPYTDQMETPAFLRDYISKSAERIGYPGDEVIRVIEAQQESSGSFENSLILVEKLNLRLPQSDTIFQCPQCRRKHLYKAGGICTNTQCLERLVEIDREEDPFREFGNYYANQANSDVQPHRFHCEELTAQTDSEERPKRQRWFQGVILDNENLRTDEIDLLSVTTTMEAGVDIGALSIVMMGNVPPQRFNYQQRVGRAGRRGDPIAYSLTLCRLRTHDDHYFSHTSEITNTPPPSPYLDLRSSDIIRRVLAKEVLFHVFPKSEIETPNERNVHGEFGKVADWVANRKKLSEWIKTQQGQLQQIVQMLILQTESNLQNGTEDLIDWVTNKLETNINECVKNHKHKGDDLSQVLAESGLLPMFGFPTGVRLLYHETPRNSNWPPTSGVVDRDIELAISQFAPGSETIKDKRIHTSIGLVSYKREQGRIVSDSGIASQKIIGFCDDCKAIFEEASENDSYCEICGSEKYKPIRGIEPKGFLTNFRPDDAHESFNWTPRSTYSRLPSDTLTDLKQEHNFLWETAEKLKLLSINTNNDRLFTLQKKRNSAALVSAAVCRELANKNDSYSFNETSDLEEYKQESALYAAKTTDVLLIEINELPVGILPNQMGEYWRAALYSFGFLFRQFVASRLDVSPEELRIEIRPIPVEKDGIYKQQVFIADALANGAGYCRHLGEDTNGELRLLIFLRDMLNPNDTFAKGLIAHGDDCDSSCYNKGCMRDYSNMPYHPFLDWRLGLDVAELCLNENYQMDLRKDYWFPLVDLVEKNLIELRPSLERKDYNGVPVFEDRTQRRAFILHHPLASTGDWAGEHIASVIVDLEDAGFKVGYINIFDAIRRVSVVMNTLNQTG, from the coding sequence ATGTCAGATCCCTTTGAAACTTATGAACTGCTTTGTGACTCTTATATCCGCTACATACAAACAATTATGGGATTCAATAGTGAGAAATTAGAGGAAGAGAGAGATAAGTTATTGCGCGAAAAAGGCTTACTGTTTCAAGAACCTCGTTTTGAGCCGATACTTCCGTATCCATCTTCAGACCAAACTTTATCAGAGTTGTGTAACAACCTACAACTACCTACCGAACTCGGTGCGTTTCTTGCAGCGGGAGGTAAAGACGGACTCGCACCAATACATCGTCCACTCTACAAGCATCAAGCAGAAGCCATTGAAACATCAGTTATTGAGGGTAAGGATGTCGTTGTCACAACTGGTACGGGTTCTGGAAAAACAGAATGCTTTTTGTTGCCAATTTTCAGTTATCTCATCAAGGAATCTATGGGTTGGGGTAGTTATGGTGAACGGAACCCAGAACATCCGTGGTGGATAACTCGTGAACGTTTGAGAGGCGCGCGTGTTCCGCAGCGTCAGGGTGAAAATCGCCCAGTTGCTGTCCGCGCGTTAATTTTGTATCCACTTAATGCGCTTGTTGAAGATCAACTCATGCGACTCCGGCGCGCTTGTGATAGCGATGAAGCGCGAGATTGGTTAAAACTTAATAGAGGTGATAACCGCTTCTACTTTGGGCGATATACCAGTTTAACTCCAGTACCAGGGGAGGAAAAGAATACAACCATTAGACGGCTCCAATCCCAACTTGAAAAACTACAGAGACAAGCCGAAAAAGCTAAAGAAACTGAGGAAACACGTTATTTCTTTCCGTCCACTGATCATGATGCTGCTGAGATGTGGTCGCGTTGGGATATGCAAGAACATCCACCTGATATTCTCATCACAAACTATTCTATGCTGAACATCATGCTCACCCGCGATTTGGAACAATCAATCTTTGAAAAAACCAAGGAATGGCTGGAGGAACCTGATAGTGTTTTCCATCTCGTTGTTGATGAATTGCATTCCTATCGCGGCACAGCGGGTTCAGAAGTAGCTTACTTGCTTCGGACACTGTTTAACCGTCTTGGTCTTGATCCTGATTCCTCTAAGTTACGTGTCATTGCATCAAGTGCATCCCTTGAAGGCGGCGAGGGGCGCGAATACCTTCGCCAATTTTTCGCACGAGGCAAAGACTTCGCAATTATCAGGGAACCCCGACAATGTGATAAAACTACTGAACTTGAGGAATGTCTCACATACGCAGAACAGTTTGAAACTTTTAATGAAAATGGTGAATGTAATAATAGGGGTGAGTACTCTCAATTAAGCGAAATTTCAAATGATATTATCAAATCTGCCGTAGCACAACTTTGCAACCGGGATGGGAAACTACATGCGTTAACAGTTGAAGAGATGTGCCAAACCGCACATAAGATCACCTCAGAATGTATTTCCGCAAATGCTATCCGTGGGCTAATTCGCTATCTAATCCAACAGGAAGATCCTGAGACAGGAAGAGCACTGTTGCCGCTTCGCGTGCATTATTTTTTTAAAAACTTTGAAGGATTATGGGCATGTAGTAATCCAAATTGCCGAGATGCGAACAACGAAATTCCTATCGGAAAATTATTCGCAAGCCGGCGTGTTTTATGTGATAAGTGTGGATCACGCGTGCTAGAATTGTTAACCTGTGAAACGTGTGGGGATATTTTCCTTGGAGGCTACAAGCAAAAAATATCAGAAGATGCTCAAGGTTGGTATATCAGCGGCGACTATCAAGACTTATCCGGTTTACCTGAAAAAGGGATTAGGGATCGGAATTACAATACCTATGCTATTTTTTGGCAGAAGATAAACCGCCCAGTTGAAAGAGATAGTTGGAGAAAAAATGATGTTAAGAGAGGGTGGGCGCCTGCCGCGTTTTCACCTTCTGACGGAACACTAATTCCAGATTCCTCATCTGATTCCAATGGTTATTACTATAAAATTGACAATCCAGAGGACTGGTGCTCAGAAATTCCAAAGTTTTGTCCCAATTGTGGTGATTCACGGGAATACAAATCAGAAAAAATTATCGTTAATGGTAAAGAACAAGCATATTCAACACTCCGAACCAGTAGGACGGGTTTACAAAAAATAATTCAAATTTTCACCCAAACCTTGCAAATGACTGTCAAAGAACAATCAGAGCGGAAAACCATTATCTTTTCTGATAGTCGGCAGGATGCAGCGAAATATGCTGTTGGAATTCAGTGGTCCCACTATCAGGATACGATTAGACTTATTGCCCTTGAAACAATGAAAAGGCAGGCGGAGGATAAGGATCTGGCAATCATTCGCAATCTTCAAAATCCACGCAGGATGTTTAGAGAAGCACTTCGCTGTCTCCACGAGAGATTTCCCGATCAACAAGAATTGCTATACTCAATTGAAGATGCTTTTTATGACCAAGAACCCTTGACATCCAACCAAGAGGACCTACTTACTGCTCTTGGGACCAACTATCCATTCACAGCTCTTCAGAATGACTGCTTTGATACTCTTATTAATCTCGGTATGAACCCTGGAGGTTACGGCAACAGAGTAGAAACCTCTCAGGTGGCCGGTAGACTGGGAACACCAATTAGGCATAATTGGGAATCGGTGTTCAATTGGGATGAAGATGCTGTATCAAGACGTCCACGACATTTACTGGAAAATCATCAAAACCAACTTGCGGAAAATATTGATGCTGAATTAAAAAGAATGATAACGGAACAACTCTTGTTCGCGCGAAGAGATATGGGATTGGAAGGGCTTGGACTCGCTTGGTGTGAACCGTATATTGATTCAGATAGATGGCAAATTGACGGAATTGATGTGTCTGAAATGATGTCCGCGGTTGTCCGGATCCTTGGTGAACGAAGATATACAAAGATTTATTATCCCTATACCGATCAAATGGAAACGCCAGCTTTTCTCCGAGATTACATCAGTAAATCGGCAGAACGAATTGGATATCCTGGTGATGAAGTTATCAGAGTAATTGAAGCACAGCAAGAGTCATCAGGGAGCTTTGAAAATAGTCTTATCCTTGTCGAAAAGCTCAATCTCCGACTTCCACAAAGTGATACGATCTTTCAATGTCCTCAATGTAGGCGCAAGCATCTTTACAAGGCGGGTGGGATTTGCACAAATACACAATGCTTAGAACGATTGGTAGAAATTGATAGAGAGGAAGATCCATTTAGAGAATTTGGCAATTATTACGCCAATCAAGCCAATTCAGATGTTCAGCCACACCGCTTCCATTGTGAAGAATTAACCGCACAGACAGATTCGGAGGAACGTCCGAAACGACAACGATGGTTCCAAGGAGTCATCCTTGACAATGAGAACCTCCGAACAGATGAAATAGATCTTCTTAGCGTGACAACGACAATGGAAGCCGGGGTCGATATCGGGGCACTATCTATAGTTATGATGGGTAATGTTCCCCCTCAACGTTTCAACTATCAACAGCGCGTGGGACGTGCGGGACGGCGCGGAGACCCAATAGCATACTCACTGACACTTTGCCGCCTGAGGACCCATGATGACCACTATTTTTCGCACACAAGTGAAATTACGAATACCCCACCGCCCTCACCATATCTGGATCTTCGGAGTTCGGATATTATCAGACGAGTATTGGCGAAGGAAGTTTTATTCCACGTGTTTCCAAAGTCCGAGATAGAAACCCCAAATGAAAGAAACGTCCACGGTGAGTTTGGAAAAGTCGCCGATTGGGTTGCTAATCGGAAGAAATTATCTGAATGGATCAAGACTCAACAAGGGCAGCTTCAACAAATCGTGCAGATGCTTATCCTGCAAACAGAATCAAATCTTCAAAATGGAACAGAAGATCTGATAGACTGGGTTACCAACAAACTCGAAACCAATATTAACGAGTGCGTCAAAAATCACAAACATAAAGGAGATGATTTAAGCCAAGTTCTTGCAGAATCAGGTTTACTACCAATGTTTGGATTCCCGACAGGTGTGCGTTTATTGTATCATGAAACGCCTCGTAATTCCAATTGGCCTCCAACATCAGGGGTTGTTGACCGGGACATTGAACTCGCTATTAGCCAATTTGCCCCAGGATCAGAAACTATAAAGGATAAGCGCATCCATACCTCAATAGGTCTTGTCTCGTACAAACGCGAACAAGGGAGAATAGTAAGCGATAGCGGTATTGCCTCTCAAAAAATAATAGGATTTTGTGATGATTGCAAAGCAATTTTTGAGGAAGCCAGTGAAAATGACAGTTACTGCGAAATTTGTGGTTCTGAAAAATACAAGCCAATTCGCGGAATTGAACCGAAGGGTTTCCTAACCAATTTTAGACCTGATGATGCCCATGAATCTTTCAATTGGACACCCCGTTCAACATATTCTCGCTTACCTTCGGACACACTTACAGATTTAAAACAGGAACATAATTTCTTGTGGGAAACAGCAGAAAAATTAAAGTTGCTTTCAATTAACACGAATAATGATCGGTTATTTACTCTGCAAAAAAAGCGAAACAGTGCAGCCCTTGTATCCGCTGCAGTTTGTCGTGAATTAGCCAATAAAAACGATAGTTATTCCTTTAATGAAACAAGCGATTTGGAAGAATATAAGCAAGAATCTGCACTTTACGCTGCTAAGACCACAGATGTTTTGTTAATTGAGATTAACGAGCTTCCAGTGGGTATTCTACCAAATCAGATGGGAGAATACTGGCGAGCTGCACTTTACTCCTTCGGATTCCTGTTCCGACAGTTTGTGGCAAGTAGACTGGATGTATCCCCTGAGGAGTTACGAATTGAAATTCGCCCCATACCTGTAGAAAAAGATGGAATTTATAAACAACAAGTTTTCATTGCCGATGCCTTAGCAAACGGTGCAGGTTACTGCCGTCATTTGGGTGAAGATACTAATGGTGAACTAAGGCTGCTCATATTTCTTCGTGATATGCTTAATCCCAATGATACTTTTGCAAAAGGTTTGATTGCACATGGAGATGATTGCGATTCGTCTTGTTACAACAAAGGTTGCATGCGGGACTATTCTAACATGCCTTATCACCCATTTCTCGACTGGCGGTTAGGACTTGATGTCGCAGAACTCTGTCTTAACGAAAACTATCAGATGGATCTTCGAAAAGACTATTGGTTTCCGCTCGTAGATTTGGTTGAAAAGAACCTTATAGAGTTACGTCCAAGTCTTGAGCGTAAGGATTACAATGGTGTGCCCGTCTTTGAGGATCGAACGCAACGAAGAGCATTCATTTTGCATCACCCACTTGCGTCAACTGGAGATTGGGCAGGGGAACACATCGCCTCTGTCATTGTTGATCTTGAGGACGCTGGATTTAAAGTAGGATATATTAACATTTTTGATGCTATTCGTAGGGTAAGTGTTGTAATGAATACATTGAATCAAACAGGATAA
- a CDS encoding ATP-dependent helicase — protein MSNLKSSIRDNHKRGSVGDFLKSKIKDGSSLSIVSAYFTIHAFQALKESLTKIKELRFLYGEPRFIKNLDPEKTDKKAFKIEGEAEGLKFEDQLKQNWVAKACAEWIREKTVEIRSIQKSNLMHAKMYHIANSDVEDAIVGSSNFTVRGLGMSATDNNIELNLEVDSNRDRSDVKSWFDDIWDDKELVEDVKDEVLLYLEQLYQNNIPEFIYYKTLYHIFERFLGEQEKSGLLAEDVQLVDTVIWNTLFEFQKDAVKGAINKIQQHNGCIIADSVGLGKTFEALAIIKYFELLNNRVLVLCPKKLRDNWTEHRAENNSELNQFLKDRFAYTVLSHTDLSRDSGKSGDVNLETINWGNYDLVVIDESHNFRNNTPGKKDEDGNLIRKSRYQRLMEDIIQSGIKTKVLLLSATPVNNNLKDLRNQIYFLTEGQDDAFLKSLGIDSLQKTLADAQRIFTDWAKQQDNRQARDLLERLSSTFFKLLDELTIARSRKHIEKYYPESLKELGGFPERSKPISVYTDIDLQGQFMSYDELNEEISEYQLSLFNPSKYILPEYISKYDVGRQVGQFTQSDREHYLIGMMKVNFLKRLESSVHSFGITMGRTIEKIERLEKRIKRFQEFRGENPEMDLEDVDIEALEDEDLQEAMQVGKKLIFKMAHLDTERWLKDLQNDREQLELPHLYAKDVTDDRDAKLAKLKKLIAKKVKEPTKNKEGKPNRKVLVFTAFADTAKYLYDALEQWATEDLGVHIGRVSGGTSGNKTTFGRTEFGNILTNFSPKSKKRHLMKTMPQDKEIDLLIGTDCISEGQNLQDCDYLINYDIHWNPVRIIQRFGRIDRIGNSNNNVQLVNFWPTPDLNRYIKLKNRVEARMALVDIAATQGDNLLEPEGIQELLEDDLKYRDQQLLKLKDEVLDLEDFNESVALNEFTLDDFRIDLMNYIESNRKTLEDAPFGLYAVVPPDPKYQMMTKGVIFCLQQKGDSEGNEKINPLQPYFLVYIREDGEVRFTFAQPKQILEMYRLLCADVKQAYEELCNLFDDHTDNGTNMTHYNDLLQRAVKSLSRTYQKRAVSNLLSGRGGKLVKQQKQIRNITDFELITWLVIQ, from the coding sequence ATGTCAAACCTTAAATCCAGCATCCGAGATAATCATAAGAGGGGAAGCGTTGGCGACTTCCTGAAGTCCAAAATCAAAGATGGATCCTCCCTTTCAATTGTCTCCGCCTACTTCACGATCCACGCCTTTCAAGCACTCAAAGAGTCGCTCACAAAAATCAAGGAACTCCGGTTTCTGTATGGTGAACCCCGCTTTATAAAAAACCTTGATCCAGAAAAGACTGACAAGAAAGCCTTCAAAATTGAGGGTGAAGCCGAAGGTTTGAAATTCGAGGATCAGCTAAAACAGAATTGGGTTGCTAAAGCGTGTGCCGAATGGATCCGGGAGAAAACGGTGGAAATTCGATCCATTCAAAAATCTAATCTGATGCATGCGAAAATGTATCACATCGCCAATAGCGACGTGGAAGATGCCATCGTCGGAAGTTCCAATTTTACCGTGCGCGGTCTCGGTATGAGTGCAACAGACAATAACATTGAACTGAATCTTGAAGTAGACAGTAACCGAGACCGCAGTGACGTGAAATCGTGGTTTGATGATATCTGGGACGACAAAGAACTCGTCGAGGATGTCAAGGACGAAGTGCTGTTATACCTTGAGCAACTCTATCAGAACAATATCCCAGAGTTTATCTACTACAAAACGTTGTATCATATCTTTGAACGGTTCTTAGGCGAACAGGAAAAAAGTGGATTGCTCGCTGAGGATGTGCAACTCGTTGATACGGTTATCTGGAATACCTTATTCGAGTTTCAGAAGGATGCCGTAAAAGGCGCAATCAATAAGATTCAGCAACACAACGGGTGCATCATTGCGGATAGCGTCGGTTTAGGTAAAACCTTCGAGGCACTTGCGATAATCAAGTACTTTGAACTCCTGAATAACAGAGTCCTTGTGCTATGCCCCAAGAAATTGCGAGACAACTGGACAGAACACCGCGCAGAGAATAACAGCGAATTGAACCAGTTTCTCAAAGACCGATTCGCATACACCGTCCTCTCACACACCGATCTGAGTCGTGATAGTGGAAAGTCGGGGGATGTTAACCTCGAAACCATCAACTGGGGCAACTACGATTTGGTGGTCATTGATGAATCCCATAATTTCCGAAACAATACCCCCGGTAAGAAAGATGAGGACGGTAATTTGATCCGCAAGAGCCGTTACCAACGGCTAATGGAGGATATTATCCAGAGCGGCATCAAAACCAAAGTCCTTTTGCTCTCTGCCACGCCTGTGAACAATAATCTGAAGGATCTCCGTAATCAGATCTATTTCCTCACCGAAGGTCAAGACGATGCCTTCCTAAAATCGCTCGGTATTGATAGCCTACAAAAGACCCTTGCTGACGCACAACGCATTTTTACCGATTGGGCAAAGCAGCAGGACAACCGCCAGGCACGGGACCTACTGGAACGGCTCAGTTCCACCTTTTTCAAACTCCTTGATGAACTGACTATTGCCCGTTCTCGAAAACACATTGAGAAATACTATCCAGAGTCGCTTAAAGAGCTTGGTGGATTTCCGGAACGGAGCAAGCCGATTTCTGTCTACACCGATATTGATTTGCAAGGTCAGTTCATGTCTTACGACGAACTCAACGAAGAAATCTCCGAATACCAACTCTCCCTGTTTAATCCGTCGAAGTATATTTTACCTGAGTATATTTCCAAGTATGATGTAGGACGCCAGGTTGGACAATTTACGCAAAGCGACCGTGAGCACTACCTGATTGGTATGATGAAGGTCAATTTTCTCAAACGCTTGGAAAGTTCTGTTCACTCCTTCGGAATTACGATGGGACGGACAATCGAAAAAATCGAGAGGTTGGAAAAACGGATTAAACGGTTTCAGGAGTTTCGGGGCGAAAATCCTGAAATGGATTTGGAGGATGTCGATATAGAGGCACTTGAGGATGAAGATCTGCAAGAGGCGATGCAGGTAGGCAAAAAGTTAATCTTCAAAATGGCACACCTTGACACGGAAAGGTGGTTGAAGGATTTACAAAATGACCGCGAGCAACTTGAGTTACCTCACCTCTATGCAAAGGATGTTACCGATGATCGCGATGCTAAACTCGCAAAACTCAAGAAACTTATTGCCAAAAAGGTTAAAGAACCTACAAAAAATAAAGAAGGAAAACCGAATCGCAAGGTTCTGGTATTTACCGCCTTCGCGGATACAGCCAAATATCTTTATGATGCATTGGAACAGTGGGCAACTGAAGATCTCGGGGTCCATATCGGAAGGGTATCGGGAGGGACAAGCGGTAATAAGACAACCTTCGGCAGGACTGAATTTGGCAATATCCTAACGAACTTTTCGCCGAAATCTAAGAAGCGTCACCTGATGAAGACCATGCCACAAGACAAGGAGATAGACCTGCTCATCGGCACAGATTGTATATCAGAGGGACAAAACCTGCAAGACTGTGATTACCTCATTAACTATGACATTCACTGGAATCCTGTCCGCATCATTCAACGGTTCGGGCGGATTGACCGCATCGGCAACAGCAATAACAACGTTCAGCTCGTCAACTTCTGGCCCACACCTGACCTGAACCGCTACATCAAGTTGAAAAATCGGGTTGAAGCACGGATGGCACTCGTAGACATTGCTGCAACACAAGGGGATAATCTGTTAGAACCCGAAGGAATTCAGGAACTCCTTGAGGATGATCTCAAATATCGTGACCAGCAGCTCCTAAAACTAAAAGACGAAGTCCTGGACTTGGAAGATTTCAATGAAAGTGTCGCCCTCAACGAATTTACGCTTGACGATTTCCGTATTGACCTGATGAATTATATTGAGAGCAACCGGAAAACCCTTGAGGATGCCCCTTTCGGACTCTATGCCGTTGTGCCACCGGATCCGAAGTATCAGATGATGACCAAAGGTGTTATCTTCTGCCTTCAGCAGAAAGGCGATTCGGAAGGAAATGAGAAGATAAACCCGTTACAGCCCTATTTCCTTGTCTACATTCGCGAGGATGGCGAGGTGCGATTTACTTTCGCACAACCCAAACAGATCCTTGAAATGTACCGTCTGTTGTGTGCGGATGTCAAACAGGCATACGAGGAACTCTGTAATTTATTTGACGATCACACCGATAACGGCACAAATATGACCCACTACAATGACCTGCTCCAGAGAGCGGTTAAGTCCCTCAGCCGCACCTATCAGAAACGAGCTGTCAGTAACCTCTTATCGGGTCGTGGAGGGAAACTGGTTAAACAACAGAAGCAGATCCGCAATATAACTGATTTTGAACTGATTACATGGTTGGTGATTCAATGA